Proteins encoded together in one Etheostoma cragini isolate CJK2018 chromosome 11, CSU_Ecrag_1.0, whole genome shotgun sequence window:
- the cobll1b gene encoding cordon-bleu protein-like 1b isoform X5, which produces MEVDNCVENQLHSWVSTKSKAPSPPGLKRLDSPGLSQWYPGNPHLTMDQKENRIDKDLSLVVVLPDGVEEMTTVHGSKPLMDLLVTLCAKYHLNPSSHTLELVTPNKNNSKLKPNALIGTLNAEKIILKPKGEDKNKKTGPQMPEATVRMVINYRGTQKTILRVSPQVPLAKHLPAICEKCEFDMETTVLFRDVQSLAPLNLSSSLNDYAIREVYAKDTKGQPASPVCPASPTHAGTVTPGKDKNQKEKENKGLFSKFRKSKKKSDQATTASAPASPVLVSKPRPLSMALPSSNSSPLSPRTLSTDVPKKRRAPQPPILVSQSCPSDLSSRRRLHSEPTAQLDSDHMAGLSRGSSAESSLKRTKRKAPPPPTSPSAVVPETDPFNENVQGGAAANTLEEIMEQEETTASVISVTASDTQGEDSSLNMSADISFHSPSPETDILSTMSMEGNGEDQSCDLSSDGKQLQSTVNDSASLSDIRTTDGTDSSKLADTNSAQCLVENESKHPICGESTPQSFEGDYSTVLNILPPPVMQDAEAQASLQANTTTLWEQPDRLMSLVATSTSRPTGEDAQVQTDFTPLPLPPQQHIDKATPLANAPAYESLGNKDTATATEKVDPPDLRHALSNTSETLSCQDSTSGALATTKAPSIYATNSEPKPKPSNELTRDYIPKVGMTTYTIVPQKSLEKLRYFEVALTLELPPEAPEEGLNIGSLQLEESTAPRGQPEVSKEKSELHSTTPREDLLTSTATTHNTVNGSIPESIDSSSPTCLPKVDDKISSSTNGTSEAGSPAEVKEMKIPPATKPKPGSFRLAQHRKTPGYYVTSAAEKNLIASPSSGQREAQGSAERAKLPPPPLPPPMQCQEETTAAANFELSPKREDKNAAIMRMSRQSSVPSKEPITGLSLEKLRSFAAPRPYSPATPSRFAQAVSSAVKRSQSLSHWPKSPSSPVSPPFFPIKSRSSVIEVEGLSEHKDGAIRKDGDKGSTLQGEEGEPPSFCGIVQMEGESSP; this is translated from the exons ATGGAAGTTGACAACTGCGTCGAAAACCAACTACATTCATG GGTGTCGACCAAAAGCAAAGCACCATCCCCGCCAGGTCTAAAAAGGCTGGATTCCCCAGGTTTGTCCCAGTGGTACCCAGGAAACCCTCATTTAACCATGGACCAGAAGGAGAACCGTATTGATAAGGACCTCTCTCTGGTTGTGGTTCTGCCAGACGGAGTAGAAGAAATGACCACAGTCCATGGAAG CAAACCTCTAATGGATCTATTGGTGACGCTTTGTGCAAAGTATCACTTGAACCCATCAAGCCACACCTTAGAATTGGTCACCCCCAACAAGAACAACAGCAAACTCAAGCCCAATGCTCTCATTGGAACTTTAAATGCAGAGAAGATCATACTTAAACCTAAAGGGGAggataaaaacaagaagacagGTCCTCAGATGCCTGAG GCCACTGTACGGATGGTGATAAACTACAGAGGGACCCAGAAAACTATACTAAGAGTCAGTCCTCAAGTTCCTCTGGCTAAACACTTACCAGCCATCTGTGAGAAATGTGAATTTGACATGGAGACCACAGTTCTATTCAGAGATGTCCAATCACTGGCCCCTTTGAACTTGTCCAGTTCTCTTAATGATTATGCAATAAGGGAGGTTTATGCAAAAGATACTAAAG GACAACCTGCTTCTCCTGTGTGTCCAGCCTCACCAACACATGCA ggAACAGTAACGCCGGGCAAAGATAAAaatcagaaagagaaagaaaacaaaggccTTTTCAGCAAGTTtagaaaaagcaagaaaaaatcTGACCAG GCAACGACAGCCAGTGCCCCAGCTTCTCCTGTACTTGTGAGCAAGCCTCGACCTCTCAGCATGGCCTTACCTAGTTCAAACTCGTCTCCGCTTAGCCCCCGAACACTATCCACCGATGTGCCAAAGAAGAGACGTGCACCCCAGCCCCCGATCCTCGTGTCTCAGAGCTGCCCCTCGGACCTCAGCTCTCGACGGAGACTCCACTCTGAACCTACTGCCCAACTGGACAGTGACCAC ATGGCTGGTTTAAGTCGTGGGTCCTCTGCGGAGTCTTCACTGAAGAGAACCAAACGCAAAGCTCCTCCCCCACCCACATCCCCGAGTGCTGTTGTCCCAGAAACAGATCCTTTCAATGAAAATGTGCAag GGGGTGCTGCTGCTAACACACTGGAAGAGATTATGGAGCAAGAGGAGACCACTGCGTCTGTAATTTCTGTGACTGCTAGTGATACCCAGGGAGAGGACAGCAGCCTCAACATGTCTGCTGATATTTCATTCCATTCCCCATCACCAGAGACTGACATACTGAGCACAATGTCCATGGAGGGAAACGGGGAAGATCAGTCTTGTGATCTGTCCTCAGATGGCAA ACAACTGCAGAGCACAGTGAATGATTCTGCATCTCTGAGTGATATAAGGACAACTGATGGCACAGACTCATCTAAACTTGCAGATACGA ATAGTGCTCAATGCCTAgttgaaaatgaaagcaaacacCCAATCTGTGGAGAGTCTACACCCCAAAGTTTCGAAGGTGACTACAGTACTGTACTCAACATCCTCCCTCCGCCTGTGATGCAAGATGCAGAAGCCCAGGCCTCGCTTCAGGCAAACACTACAACCCTCTGGGAGCAGCCTGACAGGTTGATGAGCCTGGTGGCCACCAGCACATCACGCCCCACTGGAGAGGATGCTCAAGTGCAAACAGATTTCACACCACTACCTTTGCCTCCACAACAACACATCGACAAAGCCACTCCCTTAGCTAATGCGCCTGCCTATGAATCATTGGGAAATAAAGACACAGCCACTGCAACTGAGAAAGTGGACCCGCCTGATCTCAGACATGCCTTGTCCAACACCTCGGAGACCTTATCATGCCAAGACTCAACATCAGGTGCTCTTGCCACAACAAAGGCACCATCTATTTATGCCACAAACTCTGAGCCAAAGCCCAAGCCTTCCAACGAGCTGACAAGGGACTACATCCCTAAGGTGGGGATGACAACGTATACTATTGTGCCTCAGAAATCTCTGGAGAAACTGAGATATTTTGAAGTTGCACTGACATTGGAGCTGCCTCCTGAAGCTCCAGAAGAGGGCCTTAATATTGGTTCTCTTCAGTTGGAGGAAAGCACAGCACCGAGGGGACAGCCGGAGGTCTCAAAGGAAAAAAGTGAGCTGCACTCTACTACACCCAGGGAAGATTTACTGACTAGCACTGCTACTACTCATAACACTGTTAATGGAAGTATACCTGAATCCATTGATTCCTCATCACCAACATGTTTACCTAAAGTAGATGACAAGATCTCATCCTCGACTAATGGGACATCTGAAGCAGGTTCACCAGCAGAGGTCAAGGAGATGAAAATTCCACCCGCAACTAAACCTAAGCCTGGTTCTTTCCGCTTGGCTCAGCACAGAAAAACACCTGGGTATTATGTAACCTCAGCAGCAGAAAAGAATCTCATCGCAAGTCCTAGTTCTGGCCAGAGGGAGGCTCAGGGAAGTGCAGAGAGAGCAAAGTTACCACCCCCTCCTCTACCACCTCCTATGCAATGTCAAGAGGAGACAACAGCGGCCGCTAATTTTGAGCTGAGCCCTAAAAGGGAGGATAAGAATGCAGCCATCATGCGAATGAGTAGGCAAAGTAGCGTGCCATCTAAAGAGCCAATCACAGGGTTAAGCTTGGAAAAATTAAGGAGTTTTGCAGCCCCTAGGCCCTATTCTCCTGCTACCCCATCGCGTTTCGCCCAGGCCGTGTCCTCTGCTGTGAAAAGAAGCCAGTCCCTATCCCATTGGCCCAAGTCCCCCAGTTCGCCTGTTTCACCACCCTTCTTCCCAATCAAAAGTCGCTCTTCAGTCATAGAGGTAGAAGGATTGTCTGAGCACAAG gATGGTGCAATTAGAAAGGATGGTGACAAAGGCTCCACTCTGCAGGGAGAAGAGGGTGAACCACCATCTTTTTGTGGGATTGTTCAAATGGAAGGAGAGAGCAGTCCATAG
- the cobll1b gene encoding cordon-bleu protein-like 1b isoform X4 — translation MSLVMDDHGSQPHPRSSGLRVSTKSKAPSPPGLKRLDSPGLSQWYPGNPHLTMDQKENRIDKDLSLVVVLPDGVEEMTTVHGSKPLMDLLVTLCAKYHLNPSSHTLELVTPNKNNSKLKPNALIGTLNAEKIILKPKGEDKNKKTGPQMPEATVRMVINYRGTQKTILRVSPQVPLAKHLPAICEKCEFDMETTVLFRDVQSLAPLNLSSSLNDYAIREVYAKDTKGQPASPVCPASPTHAGTVTPGKDKNQKEKENKGLFSKFRKSKKKSDQATTASAPASPVLVSKPRPLSMALPSSNSSPLSPRTLSTDVPKKRRAPQPPILVSQSCPSDLSSRRRLHSEPTAQLDSDHMAGLSRGSSAESSLKRTKRKAPPPPTSPSAVVPETDPFNENVQGGAAANTLEEIMEQEETTASVISVTASDTQGEDSSLNMSADISFHSPSPETDILSTMSMEGNGEDQSCDLSSDGKQLQSTVNDSASLSDIRTTDGTDSSKLADTNSAQCLVENESKHPICGESTPQSFEGDYSTVLNILPPPVMQDAEAQASLQANTTTLWEQPDRLMSLVATSTSRPTGEDAQVQTDFTPLPLPPQQHIDKATPLANAPAYESLGNKDTATATEKVDPPDLRHALSNTSETLSCQDSTSGALATTKAPSIYATNSEPKPKPSNELTRDYIPKVGMTTYTIVPQKSLEKLRYFEVALTLELPPEAPEEGLNIGSLQLEESTAPRGQPEVSKEKSELHSTTPREDLLTSTATTHNTVNGSIPESIDSSSPTCLPKVDDKISSSTNGTSEAGSPAEVKEMKIPPATKPKPGSFRLAQHRKTPGYYVTSAAEKNLIASPSSGQREAQGSAERAKLPPPPLPPPMQCQEETTAAANFELSPKREDKNAAIMRMSRQSSVPSKEPITGLSLEKLRSFAAPRPYSPATPSRFAQAVSSAVKRSQSLSHWPKSPSSPVSPPFFPIKSRSSVIEVEGLSEHKDGAIRKDGDKGSTLQGEEGEPPSFCGIVQMEGESSP, via the exons ATGAGTTTAGTCATGGATGACCATGGATCCCAGCCCCATCCACGGAGCTCTGGTCTGAG GGTGTCGACCAAAAGCAAAGCACCATCCCCGCCAGGTCTAAAAAGGCTGGATTCCCCAGGTTTGTCCCAGTGGTACCCAGGAAACCCTCATTTAACCATGGACCAGAAGGAGAACCGTATTGATAAGGACCTCTCTCTGGTTGTGGTTCTGCCAGACGGAGTAGAAGAAATGACCACAGTCCATGGAAG CAAACCTCTAATGGATCTATTGGTGACGCTTTGTGCAAAGTATCACTTGAACCCATCAAGCCACACCTTAGAATTGGTCACCCCCAACAAGAACAACAGCAAACTCAAGCCCAATGCTCTCATTGGAACTTTAAATGCAGAGAAGATCATACTTAAACCTAAAGGGGAggataaaaacaagaagacagGTCCTCAGATGCCTGAG GCCACTGTACGGATGGTGATAAACTACAGAGGGACCCAGAAAACTATACTAAGAGTCAGTCCTCAAGTTCCTCTGGCTAAACACTTACCAGCCATCTGTGAGAAATGTGAATTTGACATGGAGACCACAGTTCTATTCAGAGATGTCCAATCACTGGCCCCTTTGAACTTGTCCAGTTCTCTTAATGATTATGCAATAAGGGAGGTTTATGCAAAAGATACTAAAG GACAACCTGCTTCTCCTGTGTGTCCAGCCTCACCAACACATGCA ggAACAGTAACGCCGGGCAAAGATAAAaatcagaaagagaaagaaaacaaaggccTTTTCAGCAAGTTtagaaaaagcaagaaaaaatcTGACCAG GCAACGACAGCCAGTGCCCCAGCTTCTCCTGTACTTGTGAGCAAGCCTCGACCTCTCAGCATGGCCTTACCTAGTTCAAACTCGTCTCCGCTTAGCCCCCGAACACTATCCACCGATGTGCCAAAGAAGAGACGTGCACCCCAGCCCCCGATCCTCGTGTCTCAGAGCTGCCCCTCGGACCTCAGCTCTCGACGGAGACTCCACTCTGAACCTACTGCCCAACTGGACAGTGACCAC ATGGCTGGTTTAAGTCGTGGGTCCTCTGCGGAGTCTTCACTGAAGAGAACCAAACGCAAAGCTCCTCCCCCACCCACATCCCCGAGTGCTGTTGTCCCAGAAACAGATCCTTTCAATGAAAATGTGCAag GGGGTGCTGCTGCTAACACACTGGAAGAGATTATGGAGCAAGAGGAGACCACTGCGTCTGTAATTTCTGTGACTGCTAGTGATACCCAGGGAGAGGACAGCAGCCTCAACATGTCTGCTGATATTTCATTCCATTCCCCATCACCAGAGACTGACATACTGAGCACAATGTCCATGGAGGGAAACGGGGAAGATCAGTCTTGTGATCTGTCCTCAGATGGCAA ACAACTGCAGAGCACAGTGAATGATTCTGCATCTCTGAGTGATATAAGGACAACTGATGGCACAGACTCATCTAAACTTGCAGATACGA ATAGTGCTCAATGCCTAgttgaaaatgaaagcaaacacCCAATCTGTGGAGAGTCTACACCCCAAAGTTTCGAAGGTGACTACAGTACTGTACTCAACATCCTCCCTCCGCCTGTGATGCAAGATGCAGAAGCCCAGGCCTCGCTTCAGGCAAACACTACAACCCTCTGGGAGCAGCCTGACAGGTTGATGAGCCTGGTGGCCACCAGCACATCACGCCCCACTGGAGAGGATGCTCAAGTGCAAACAGATTTCACACCACTACCTTTGCCTCCACAACAACACATCGACAAAGCCACTCCCTTAGCTAATGCGCCTGCCTATGAATCATTGGGAAATAAAGACACAGCCACTGCAACTGAGAAAGTGGACCCGCCTGATCTCAGACATGCCTTGTCCAACACCTCGGAGACCTTATCATGCCAAGACTCAACATCAGGTGCTCTTGCCACAACAAAGGCACCATCTATTTATGCCACAAACTCTGAGCCAAAGCCCAAGCCTTCCAACGAGCTGACAAGGGACTACATCCCTAAGGTGGGGATGACAACGTATACTATTGTGCCTCAGAAATCTCTGGAGAAACTGAGATATTTTGAAGTTGCACTGACATTGGAGCTGCCTCCTGAAGCTCCAGAAGAGGGCCTTAATATTGGTTCTCTTCAGTTGGAGGAAAGCACAGCACCGAGGGGACAGCCGGAGGTCTCAAAGGAAAAAAGTGAGCTGCACTCTACTACACCCAGGGAAGATTTACTGACTAGCACTGCTACTACTCATAACACTGTTAATGGAAGTATACCTGAATCCATTGATTCCTCATCACCAACATGTTTACCTAAAGTAGATGACAAGATCTCATCCTCGACTAATGGGACATCTGAAGCAGGTTCACCAGCAGAGGTCAAGGAGATGAAAATTCCACCCGCAACTAAACCTAAGCCTGGTTCTTTCCGCTTGGCTCAGCACAGAAAAACACCTGGGTATTATGTAACCTCAGCAGCAGAAAAGAATCTCATCGCAAGTCCTAGTTCTGGCCAGAGGGAGGCTCAGGGAAGTGCAGAGAGAGCAAAGTTACCACCCCCTCCTCTACCACCTCCTATGCAATGTCAAGAGGAGACAACAGCGGCCGCTAATTTTGAGCTGAGCCCTAAAAGGGAGGATAAGAATGCAGCCATCATGCGAATGAGTAGGCAAAGTAGCGTGCCATCTAAAGAGCCAATCACAGGGTTAAGCTTGGAAAAATTAAGGAGTTTTGCAGCCCCTAGGCCCTATTCTCCTGCTACCCCATCGCGTTTCGCCCAGGCCGTGTCCTCTGCTGTGAAAAGAAGCCAGTCCCTATCCCATTGGCCCAAGTCCCCCAGTTCGCCTGTTTCACCACCCTTCTTCCCAATCAAAAGTCGCTCTTCAGTCATAGAGGTAGAAGGATTGTCTGAGCACAAG gATGGTGCAATTAGAAAGGATGGTGACAAAGGCTCCACTCTGCAGGGAGAAGAGGGTGAACCACCATCTTTTTGTGGGATTGTTCAAATGGAAGGAGAGAGCAGTCCATAG
- the cobll1b gene encoding cordon-bleu protein-like 1b isoform X6: MDQKENRIDKDLSLVVVLPDGVEEMTTVHGSKPLMDLLVTLCAKYHLNPSSHTLELVTPNKNNSKLKPNALIGTLNAEKIILKPKGEDKNKKTGPQMPEATVRMVINYRGTQKTILRVSPQVPLAKHLPAICEKCEFDMETTVLFRDVQSLAPLNLSSSLNDYAIREVYAKDTKGQPASPVCPASPTHAGTVTPGKDKNQKEKENKGLFSKFRKSKKKSDQATTASAPASPVLVSKPRPLSMALPSSNSSPLSPRTLSTDVPKKRRAPQPPILVSQSCPSDLSSRRRLHSEPTAQLDSDHMAGLSRGSSAESSLKRTKRKAPPPPTSPSAVVPETDPFNENVQGGAAANTLEEIMEQEETTASVISVTASDTQGEDSSLNMSADISFHSPSPETDILSTMSMEGNGEDQSCDLSSDGKQLQSTVNDSASLSDIRTTDGTDSSKLADTNSAQCLVENESKHPICGESTPQSFEGDYSTVLNILPPPVMQDAEAQASLQANTTTLWEQPDRLMSLVATSTSRPTGEDAQVQTDFTPLPLPPQQHIDKATPLANAPAYESLGNKDTATATEKVDPPDLRHALSNTSETLSCQDSTSGALATTKAPSIYATNSEPKPKPSNELTRDYIPKVGMTTYTIVPQKSLEKLRYFEVALTLELPPEAPEEGLNIGSLQLEESTAPRGQPEVSKEKSELHSTTPREDLLTSTATTHNTVNGSIPESIDSSSPTCLPKVDDKISSSTNGTSEAGSPAEVKEMKIPPATKPKPGSFRLAQHRKTPGYYVTSAAEKNLIASPSSGQREAQGSAERAKLPPPPLPPPMQCQEETTAAANFELSPKREDKNAAIMRMSRQSSVPSKEPITGLSLEKLRSFAAPRPYSPATPSRFAQAVSSAVKRSQSLSHWPKSPSSPVSPPFFPIKSRSSVIEVEGLSEHKDGAIRKDGDKGSTLQGEEGEPPSFCGIVQMEGESSP, translated from the exons ATGGACCAGAAGGAGAACCGTATTGATAAGGACCTCTCTCTGGTTGTGGTTCTGCCAGACGGAGTAGAAGAAATGACCACAGTCCATGGAAG CAAACCTCTAATGGATCTATTGGTGACGCTTTGTGCAAAGTATCACTTGAACCCATCAAGCCACACCTTAGAATTGGTCACCCCCAACAAGAACAACAGCAAACTCAAGCCCAATGCTCTCATTGGAACTTTAAATGCAGAGAAGATCATACTTAAACCTAAAGGGGAggataaaaacaagaagacagGTCCTCAGATGCCTGAG GCCACTGTACGGATGGTGATAAACTACAGAGGGACCCAGAAAACTATACTAAGAGTCAGTCCTCAAGTTCCTCTGGCTAAACACTTACCAGCCATCTGTGAGAAATGTGAATTTGACATGGAGACCACAGTTCTATTCAGAGATGTCCAATCACTGGCCCCTTTGAACTTGTCCAGTTCTCTTAATGATTATGCAATAAGGGAGGTTTATGCAAAAGATACTAAAG GACAACCTGCTTCTCCTGTGTGTCCAGCCTCACCAACACATGCA ggAACAGTAACGCCGGGCAAAGATAAAaatcagaaagagaaagaaaacaaaggccTTTTCAGCAAGTTtagaaaaagcaagaaaaaatcTGACCAG GCAACGACAGCCAGTGCCCCAGCTTCTCCTGTACTTGTGAGCAAGCCTCGACCTCTCAGCATGGCCTTACCTAGTTCAAACTCGTCTCCGCTTAGCCCCCGAACACTATCCACCGATGTGCCAAAGAAGAGACGTGCACCCCAGCCCCCGATCCTCGTGTCTCAGAGCTGCCCCTCGGACCTCAGCTCTCGACGGAGACTCCACTCTGAACCTACTGCCCAACTGGACAGTGACCAC ATGGCTGGTTTAAGTCGTGGGTCCTCTGCGGAGTCTTCACTGAAGAGAACCAAACGCAAAGCTCCTCCCCCACCCACATCCCCGAGTGCTGTTGTCCCAGAAACAGATCCTTTCAATGAAAATGTGCAag GGGGTGCTGCTGCTAACACACTGGAAGAGATTATGGAGCAAGAGGAGACCACTGCGTCTGTAATTTCTGTGACTGCTAGTGATACCCAGGGAGAGGACAGCAGCCTCAACATGTCTGCTGATATTTCATTCCATTCCCCATCACCAGAGACTGACATACTGAGCACAATGTCCATGGAGGGAAACGGGGAAGATCAGTCTTGTGATCTGTCCTCAGATGGCAA ACAACTGCAGAGCACAGTGAATGATTCTGCATCTCTGAGTGATATAAGGACAACTGATGGCACAGACTCATCTAAACTTGCAGATACGA ATAGTGCTCAATGCCTAgttgaaaatgaaagcaaacacCCAATCTGTGGAGAGTCTACACCCCAAAGTTTCGAAGGTGACTACAGTACTGTACTCAACATCCTCCCTCCGCCTGTGATGCAAGATGCAGAAGCCCAGGCCTCGCTTCAGGCAAACACTACAACCCTCTGGGAGCAGCCTGACAGGTTGATGAGCCTGGTGGCCACCAGCACATCACGCCCCACTGGAGAGGATGCTCAAGTGCAAACAGATTTCACACCACTACCTTTGCCTCCACAACAACACATCGACAAAGCCACTCCCTTAGCTAATGCGCCTGCCTATGAATCATTGGGAAATAAAGACACAGCCACTGCAACTGAGAAAGTGGACCCGCCTGATCTCAGACATGCCTTGTCCAACACCTCGGAGACCTTATCATGCCAAGACTCAACATCAGGTGCTCTTGCCACAACAAAGGCACCATCTATTTATGCCACAAACTCTGAGCCAAAGCCCAAGCCTTCCAACGAGCTGACAAGGGACTACATCCCTAAGGTGGGGATGACAACGTATACTATTGTGCCTCAGAAATCTCTGGAGAAACTGAGATATTTTGAAGTTGCACTGACATTGGAGCTGCCTCCTGAAGCTCCAGAAGAGGGCCTTAATATTGGTTCTCTTCAGTTGGAGGAAAGCACAGCACCGAGGGGACAGCCGGAGGTCTCAAAGGAAAAAAGTGAGCTGCACTCTACTACACCCAGGGAAGATTTACTGACTAGCACTGCTACTACTCATAACACTGTTAATGGAAGTATACCTGAATCCATTGATTCCTCATCACCAACATGTTTACCTAAAGTAGATGACAAGATCTCATCCTCGACTAATGGGACATCTGAAGCAGGTTCACCAGCAGAGGTCAAGGAGATGAAAATTCCACCCGCAACTAAACCTAAGCCTGGTTCTTTCCGCTTGGCTCAGCACAGAAAAACACCTGGGTATTATGTAACCTCAGCAGCAGAAAAGAATCTCATCGCAAGTCCTAGTTCTGGCCAGAGGGAGGCTCAGGGAAGTGCAGAGAGAGCAAAGTTACCACCCCCTCCTCTACCACCTCCTATGCAATGTCAAGAGGAGACAACAGCGGCCGCTAATTTTGAGCTGAGCCCTAAAAGGGAGGATAAGAATGCAGCCATCATGCGAATGAGTAGGCAAAGTAGCGTGCCATCTAAAGAGCCAATCACAGGGTTAAGCTTGGAAAAATTAAGGAGTTTTGCAGCCCCTAGGCCCTATTCTCCTGCTACCCCATCGCGTTTCGCCCAGGCCGTGTCCTCTGCTGTGAAAAGAAGCCAGTCCCTATCCCATTGGCCCAAGTCCCCCAGTTCGCCTGTTTCACCACCCTTCTTCCCAATCAAAAGTCGCTCTTCAGTCATAGAGGTAGAAGGATTGTCTGAGCACAAG gATGGTGCAATTAGAAAGGATGGTGACAAAGGCTCCACTCTGCAGGGAGAAGAGGGTGAACCACCATCTTTTTGTGGGATTGTTCAAATGGAAGGAGAGAGCAGTCCATAG